The Planctomycetota bacterium genome includes the window AGCCCTTGTTGAACAGCGTCGCCGAGTCGACAGTGATCTTGCCACCCATCGTCCACGTCGGATGTGCGAGTGCCTCTTCAACCGACGCGTTCCGCAGTCGCTCCGCAGGCCAGGCCGACGCATCGCGGAACGGTCCGCCGCTCGCGGTGAGGATGATCCGCCGGACATCTTCCCGCCGGCCGCACGCCATCGCCTGGAAGATGGCCGTGTGTTCCGAGTCGATCGGCACGATCTCCCCGCCAGCCTTGCGCACGCGATCCATGAGCAGCGTCCCGGCGACGACCAAGGACTCCTTGTTCGCCAGGCACAGCCGCTTGCCCGACTCCGCCGCGGCAAACGACGCCTCCAACCCTGCCGCCCCGACGATCGCGTGGACGACGATGTCGACGTCATCGCGACGGGCGATCTCGACCAGCGCATCAGGCCCGTCTTCCGATGTGACCGCCGTCGCTGCCTTCGGCCAGCGACGCGACTGCTCGTGCAGAAGGTCCTTGTTCCGCCCCGCCGTCATCGCGATGACGTCGAAGTCGAAGCCGTTGTGGTTGAGGTGGTCGATCGCGTCGAGGGTCTGCGTGCCGATGCTGCCGGTAGACCCGAGGATGGCGACGCGACGCGGCAAGACGAGCAACGCTACGATCCCCGCCTGCATCCGGCGGCCTGGCGGAATTGGCAGACGCGCTCGATTCAAAATCGAGTTCCGAAAGGAGTGAGGGTTCGAGTCCCTCGGCCGCTATCAGCGTTCACGAAGCAACGAACGCATTGCCCTTGTTGGAGCAGCACCCTCCGTCATCCCGAGCGCAGCCGAGGGACCTCGTCTGGTTCTCAGTAAGAGTTTCAGGCGAGGTCCATCGACTCGCTGCGCTCGCTCAGGATGACGGAAGAGAGGACCAATCCTCACTTGTGCGATTGGTCGTTCGCTACGGTCTTTCATGAGCGAAGCCGATGATCGCCTGCCGCAGCCGTTGACGAATTCGTGGACGCCGGTGTTGCCGCCGTTGGAGTTTGCGGCGTGGACGGAGACGCGGGAGACGCTGCATCTGCTCTGCCAGATCGTTGGCAAGGTCCGCATGGCCCTGACGCCGCGGCGGAATCACTGGTGGCACGTG containing:
- the dxr gene encoding 1-deoxy-D-xylulose-5-phosphate reductoisomerase; amino-acid sequence: MPRRVAILGSTGSIGTQTLDAIDHLNHNGFDFDVIAMTAGRNKDLLHEQSRRWPKAATAVTSEDGPDALVEIARRDDVDIVVHAIVGAAGLEASFAAAESGKRLCLANKESLVVAGTLLMDRVRKAGGEIVPIDSEHTAIFQAMACGRREDVRRIILTASGGPFRDASAWPAERLRNASVEEALAHPTWTMGGKITVDSATLFNKGFELIEAVHLYAMDETDVEVVVHPQSLVHSMVEFADGSTIAHVSAVDMRLPIAYALTHPERGPDVCGRMDWRQATRLDFEPPDESRFGALGLCRQAVRRGGVVPAWLNASNEVAVERFLAGELSFGGITETVARCVELAPADEPTSLSDLLAADAAAREATSVILSERSESKGLA